The genomic segment AAGTATTTACAGATGTTATTATAGAGAAAACTGAATACCAGTTCAAAACAAAACGGATGAAGTTTTTACTTCGTCCGTTTTTCGTATTCTGTCGCCAGCAACTTCAGAATATCGTTCCGGGAATAATGCCAAAGCCCGCAGTCCTCGTCGGGAGGCTTGGCCAGGCAGCCGCCCAAACACCAAGGCAGCAAGCCGCAGATTCTGCAATGCTGGAGACGATAGGGATTCCAGGCCAGATAGCGGAACAGTTGGGGCGAAAAGGGGTCGTCCATTATTTTATTGATCCGGTTTTCCGGCCGGCCCAGGTCGTTCCAGCATTTGTAAATGTTTCCCTCCGCATCCACTATGAAACTTTGGGGGTCGGCGGCCTGGCAGCACACCGGCTTGGGCCGGGGCAGGTTCAGGATCTCAAATCCATCGCTGACCAGGGTTTTAAGAACGTCGGTCTCCTCGTCGCTGAACCGGGGGGCGCTTTGGCAAAACCCGGCCAGATTGCGGCAGAGCGTTTCCGAAGGCTGGCAGGGAATTATCTTGACCGCCGCCGAAGCGGGAAGTTTGCTCCTATTTTCTGCCAGCCCGGCTAGGCTGGCCAGATAAACTGCCTGGAGCGAGGGATCATTCACTATTTCACCGGCTTTCAGGCTGGCATATATCCGGTCCGGAGGGTGGCGTCTGTCTTTAATCATTATCGGCAAATGGTCCGGGCCGCCGTTGGTGATCAGGCTGTAAACTGCACGGGCATTCAGTTTCCGGCAGGTTCCATCCAGCCATTCTTTAAGTTCCAAAGCCAGGGGCCAGGCCAGGGCCGGCTCGCCGCCCCAAAAAGTCACCGAGAGATCCTTAAGGCCGGGACGCTGCAAAACCAGAGCCTTGATCGCTTCGAGGGCCTGAGGGCTTAAATCCCGGGGATTTTCCCGATAGGGGCAGCCGGGGCAGTTCTGGTCGCAGCGGGTGGTCAAGGCGATCCACAGGTCAAGCCGGCCGGAGGAAAAACGGAACAGGTTGGAGGAAAGCTCCAGCTCTAAAATCTCGTCGGCCTGCTCCTCTACCATGAAGCTGCCCGAGGCCAAAAGCTGCAAGGTCCGCTCCACCGTCGGGTCCTTTAAGTTCATCAAATTGCGGGTGATGGGCATCTGCAAACCGCCGTAGATGGCGGCCTGCGCCTGGTCCAGGCTTAAAAAGCTCCGGCGGACGCAGTTGTAAAGCATCTGGGGCAGGCCCCGGCGCCGGATGATGTGGTTGTAGCGGGAAGGCTTCATTAATAAATAGGAAAATAAATAAATGGGAAATAGTTAAATGGGAAATAGTTAAAGTGGAAAATAGGAACTGGGATCCGGTTACGCCAAGACTTTGCCGGACAAGAATGGGAATTGACCGCTACGGGCGAGTAAACATAGTTTCATAAAAAAGCAAAAGGCCGGAAATTCCGACCTTGGTTAACGTCCCCTTATTCCAGGAACAGCTTTATCCGGAAGCCTATTTTACCGGGGGCACAGGGGCCGCCGCCCGGGCCAGGTTGTTCTTCAGATCGTCCTGGTTGTCGGTGTGGATCAAGGCTTCGTCCAGGGTGATCATCCGGCGCCGCACCAGGTCGGCCAGGGAGTGGTTCAAGGGCATCATGCCTTGCTTGGTGCCCATCTGGATAGCCGAGGGGATCTGGCTGGTCTTGCCTTCGCGGATCAGGTTGCGGATGGCGCCGTTAATCAACATCAGTTCGTAGGCCATTATCCGGCCCTTGCCGTCGGCCCGCCGGGGCAGCACCTGGGAAAGCACCGCCAGCAGGTTGCCCGAAATCTGCATCCTCACCTGGGCCTGCTGGTAGGGCGGGAAGACCTCCACGATCCGGTCGATGGTCTGCATGGAATCGGTGGTATGCAGGGTGGAGAGCACCAGGTGGCCGGTCTCGGCCGCAGTGATGGCCAGCTGGATGGTTTCCAGGTCGCGCATCTCGCCGATCACTATCATATCCGGATCCTGGCGCAGTACGCTCGTTAAGGCATTGGTGAAACTGTGGGTGTCCTTGCCCACTTCCCGCTGGTTGATCTCGGCCTTCTTGTCCTGGTAGATGAACTCTATCGGATCCTCGATGGTGACGATATGGCAGTCCTGATTAGCGTTGCGGGTCTCCACCATGGCGGCGATGGTGGTGGACTTGCCGCAGCCGGCCGGGCCGGTCACTAATATCAGTCCCCGGGGGCGCATGGACAGGTTCTTGCAGACGATGGGCAGGTTTAGCTCGTCCACGGTGGGGATCCTATTGGGCACCACTCGGAACACCAGTCCGAACTCAGTGCGCTGAAAGAACACCGAAGCCCGGAAACGGCAGAGGTTGGCAATGGAACAGGCCATGTCCAGCTCCCGCTCCCGGCGGAACCGCTCCAGCTGCTCCTTGGTCATGATGTCCACGGCAAAGCGCTTGGTGTCCTCCGAGGTCAGCACCGGCAGCTCCACCGGGACCAGATTGCCCTGAAGCCTTAAAGCCGGCGGGGTGCCAACCTTGAGGATCAAATCGGAAGCGCCTTTTTGAAAGGTCAGATATAGTAATTCGGCCAGCTGCATCTTATCACAATTAAAAAATAGGAAATGGGAAGCCGATTAAATAGGAAGTCAAAAAATAAGAAATGGGAAACCAATTAAATAGGAAGTCAAAAATAGGAACTTTGGTTCTGGTGGTGCTTCCACTAACGGCCGATGGAGGCCTCCAACTCGGCGGGGTTGGAAGATTTGGCCAGGGCATCCTCCAGGGTGACCAGATTCTTTTGCACCAGTTCCTTGAGGGCGGAGTCCAGGCTTTGCATTCCGAACTTGGAGCCGGTCTGGATCAGGGAATAGATCTGGGGAGTCTTGCCGTCCCGGATGACGCTGCGGACGGCCGGGGTACCCAGCATGATTTCGAAAGCCCCCACCAGCTTGCGGGTCCCCACCGCCGGCAGCAGGGCCTGGGAGATCACGGCCTGAAGCACGGTGGCCAGCTGGACCCGGGCCTGGGCCTGAGATTCCGGGGGATAGGTATTGATAATCCGGTCCACGGTCTGGGCGGCGTCGGTGGTGTGAAGGGTGGCCAGTACCAGGTGTCCGGTCTCGGCCGCGGCGATGGCCAGGGACATGGTCTCGTAATTGCGCATCTCGCCCACCAGAATGACATCGGGGTTCTGACGCATCACATGGCGCAGGCCGGAGGCGAAGGTGGGGGTATCGGCGCCCACTTCCCGCTGTTCGATGATGGCCAGATTATCCCTATATAAGAATTCGATCGGGTCTTCCAGGGTGATGACATGGGTGCGGCGGCTCAGATTGATATGCTCCACCATGGCCGCCAGGGTGGTGGATTTGCCGCTGCCGGTGGGCCCGGTAATCAATATCAGCCCCCGGGGCAGCAGCGACAGTTCTTTTAAAATAAGCGGGAGTTTCCATTCTTCCAATGTTCTGATTTTCAGAGGAATGACCCGCATGATGGCTCCCACAAAGCCCCGCTGCCTGAAAATGTTGATGCGGAACCGGGCCACTCCGGGCAGGCCGAAGGCAAAATCCAGTTCCAGGTCTTTTTCGTAGCGGCGCTGCTGTTCCTCGGTCATGATGGAATAAAGCAGGCTCTTGGTATCCTCTTCCAACATCACCGAAAATTCGCTACGTATTAACTTGCCGCCAATCCGGTAAATGGGGGCCTCGCCCACCCGCAAATGCAAGTCGGAGGCTTCGCGCAGGACCAGCTCTTCTAAAAGCTGATCCATCTGGGGAAGTTCAGGATTGCCGTTGGTCA from the candidate division TA06 bacterium genome contains:
- a CDS encoding SPASM domain-containing protein translates to MKPSRYNHIIRRRGLPQMLYNCVRRSFLSLDQAQAAIYGGLQMPITRNLMNLKDPTVERTLQLLASGSFMVEEQADEILELELSSNLFRFSSGRLDLWIALTTRCDQNCPGCPYRENPRDLSPQALEAIKALVLQRPGLKDLSVTFWGGEPALAWPLALELKEWLDGTCRKLNARAVYSLITNGGPDHLPIMIKDRRHPPDRIYASLKAGEIVNDPSLQAVYLASLAGLAENRSKLPASAAVKIIPCQPSETLCRNLAGFCQSAPRFSDEETDVLKTLVSDGFEILNLPRPKPVCCQAADPQSFIVDAEGNIYKCWNDLGRPENRINKIMDDPFSPQLFRYLAWNPYRLQHCRICGLLPWCLGGCLAKPPDEDCGLWHYSRNDILKLLATEYEKRTK
- a CDS encoding type IV pilus twitching motility protein PilT; this translates as MQLAELLYLTFQKGASDLILKVGTPPALRLQGNLVPVELPVLTSEDTKRFAVDIMTKEQLERFRRERELDMACSIANLCRFRASVFFQRTEFGLVFRVVPNRIPTVDELNLPIVCKNLSMRPRGLILVTGPAGCGKSTTIAAMVETRNANQDCHIVTIEDPIEFIYQDKKAEINQREVGKDTHSFTNALTSVLRQDPDMIVIGEMRDLETIQLAITAAETGHLVLSTLHTTDSMQTIDRIVEVFPPYQQAQVRMQISGNLLAVLSQVLPRRADGKGRIMAYELMLINGAIRNLIREGKTSQIPSAIQMGTKQGMMPLNHSLADLVRRRMITLDEALIHTDNQDDLKNNLARAAAPVPPVK
- a CDS encoding type IV pilus twitching motility protein PilT, with translation MTNGNPELPQMDQLLEELVLREASDLHLRVGEAPIYRIGGKLIRSEFSVMLEEDTKSLLYSIMTEEQQRRYEKDLELDFAFGLPGVARFRINIFRQRGFVGAIMRVIPLKIRTLEEWKLPLILKELSLLPRGLILITGPTGSGKSTTLAAMVEHINLSRRTHVITLEDPIEFLYRDNLAIIEQREVGADTPTFASGLRHVMRQNPDVILVGEMRNYETMSLAIAAAETGHLVLATLHTTDAAQTVDRIINTYPPESQAQARVQLATVLQAVISQALLPAVGTRKLVGAFEIMLGTPAVRSVIRDGKTPQIYSLIQTGSKFGMQSLDSALKELVQKNLVTLEDALAKSSNPAELEASIGR